A single region of the Corallococcus macrosporus genome encodes:
- a CDS encoding YciI family protein, with translation MRFMMLVKATPDSETGRLPTEAELTEMGKYNEELVKAGILLAGEGLHPSSKGARVTFSKTGNTVTDGPFSETKELVSGFWIIEVKSREEAIAWARRVPFKDGQVEIRQVASAEDFAPSDPTGELRAKEDALRAQVEAKAKA, from the coding sequence ATGCGCTTCATGATGCTCGTCAAGGCGACCCCCGACAGCGAGACCGGCCGGCTTCCCACGGAGGCGGAGCTGACCGAGATGGGCAAGTACAACGAGGAGCTGGTGAAGGCCGGCATCCTGCTCGCGGGCGAGGGGCTGCACCCCAGCTCCAAGGGCGCCCGCGTGACGTTCTCCAAGACGGGAAACACCGTGACGGATGGCCCGTTCTCGGAGACGAAGGAGCTGGTCTCCGGCTTCTGGATCATCGAGGTGAAGTCGCGCGAGGAGGCCATCGCCTGGGCCCGTCGCGTCCCCTTCAAGGACGGCCAGGTGGAGATCCGCCAGGTGGCCTCCGCGGAGGACTTCGCGCCCAGCGACCCCACCGGCGAGCTGCGCGCGAAGGAGGATGCACTGCGCGCCCAGGTCGAGGCGAAGGCCAAGGCCTGA